A DNA window from Mesorhizobium sp. C432A contains the following coding sequences:
- a CDS encoding alpha/beta hydrolase — protein sequence MLVSILLWLVAGLSVLALVIVACLVAATLWIAAKAERLVPASGNFVEIDGSRIHYVETGEGRPILFVHGLGAQLHQFQHTLFNRFGPGCRLIALDRPGSGYSVRAKGATGRLPEQAEIIRRFIETLALERPLVVGHSLGGAVALTLAVEHPGAISGIALLAPLTHLEAGVREKAGLLYIRSRLWRWIMAYTVAIPTSLRYARQTLEFIFSPQAVPADYMIDGGGWLGLRPSHFHATSTDFVAVEQDLGRIEERYGEIAMPAGIFFGTADRVIAMRIHGEPMKDRIEGLDFETVEGLGHMPQFVEPDRVIAFIKRIAERAFAGQDLTTASQQFHRTIRLISGLPRVAPKAADTE from the coding sequence ATGCTGGTATCGATTCTGCTGTGGCTTGTTGCCGGCCTGTCCGTGCTGGCTCTCGTCATCGTAGCCTGTCTGGTGGCCGCTACGCTCTGGATTGCCGCCAAGGCCGAAAGGCTGGTGCCGGCCAGCGGAAACTTCGTCGAGATCGACGGCAGCCGCATCCATTATGTCGAAACGGGCGAGGGACGGCCGATCCTGTTCGTGCACGGACTTGGCGCCCAGCTTCATCAGTTCCAGCACACGCTGTTCAACCGCTTCGGCCCCGGTTGCCGGCTGATCGCGCTCGACCGGCCGGGATCGGGCTATTCGGTGCGGGCCAAAGGAGCCACCGGCCGCTTGCCTGAGCAGGCCGAGATCATAAGGCGCTTCATCGAAACGCTCGCGCTGGAAAGGCCGCTTGTGGTCGGGCATTCCCTGGGCGGCGCCGTCGCGCTGACCCTGGCCGTGGAACATCCCGGCGCGATTTCCGGCATCGCTTTGCTGGCGCCGCTGACGCATCTGGAAGCCGGCGTCCGCGAGAAAGCGGGCCTGCTCTATATCCGTTCGCGGCTTTGGCGCTGGATCATGGCCTACACCGTCGCGATACCGACAAGCCTCAGATATGCGCGGCAGACATTGGAGTTCATCTTCTCGCCGCAGGCCGTTCCCGCCGACTACATGATCGATGGCGGCGGATGGCTCGGGCTGAGGCCAAGCCATTTCCATGCAACCTCCACCGATTTCGTAGCGGTCGAACAGGATCTTGGCCGCATCGAAGAGCGCTATGGAGAGATCGCCATGCCGGCCGGCATTTTCTTCGGGACAGCCGATCGCGTCATCGCCATGCGCATACATGGGGAGCCGATGAAGGACAGGATCGAAGGGCTGGATTTCGAGACGGTCGAAGGCCTCGGCCACATGCCGCAATTCGTCGAGCCGGACCGCGTCATCGCCTTCATCAAGCGCATTGCCGAGCGGGCATTCGCTGGCCAAGACCTCACCACAGCCTCACAACAATTTCACCGAACCATTCGGCTGATATCCGGTTTACCCCGTGTCGCACCCAAGGCGGCAGATACGGAGTAA
- a CDS encoding DUF2188 domain-containing protein, with translation MAKLTYKIVEHDGGWAYKVGSTFSETFPTHQDALRAAEIASAEQQIAGATDGIQYEDAEGKWHDELADGRDRPQTEVSD, from the coding sequence ATGGCGAAGCTGACTTACAAGATCGTCGAGCATGACGGGGGCTGGGCCTACAAGGTCGGTTCGACATTCTCGGAGACATTCCCGACCCATCAGGATGCGCTGCGCGCCGCCGAGATCGCCTCGGCCGAACAGCAGATCGCCGGCGCCACGGACGGCATCCAGTATGAGGATGCCGAAGGCAAGTGGCACGACGAACTGGCCGACGGCCGCGACCGGCCGCAGACCGAAGTTTCCGACTGA
- a CDS encoding SRPBCC family protein, producing the protein MTRETTSFVYVTYIRSTPQKVFEAITRPDIAKRYWGHENVSDWKPGSKWEHIRANEERSVELVGKVVEISPPTRLVMSWANASQADDPTKHSRVTFAIEEYDTMVKLTVSHDELEAGSGMAKGVSQGWPAVLSSMKSFLETGTGIDLFAKPKSA; encoded by the coding sequence ATGACCCGGGAAACCACCAGTTTTGTCTACGTGACCTACATCAGATCGACGCCACAAAAGGTGTTCGAAGCCATCACCAGGCCCGATATCGCCAAGCGCTACTGGGGCCACGAGAACGTCTCCGACTGGAAGCCCGGCTCGAAATGGGAACATATTCGCGCCAATGAGGAGCGCTCTGTCGAACTCGTCGGCAAGGTGGTCGAAATCTCGCCGCCGACCCGCCTGGTCATGAGCTGGGCCAACGCCTCGCAGGCCGACGATCCCACCAAGCACAGCCGGGTGACGTTCGCCATCGAGGAATACGACACCATGGTCAAGCTGACCGTCAGCCATGACGAGCTCGAAGCCGGCAGCGGCATGGCCAAAGGCGTCAGCCAAGGCTGGCCGGCCGTGCTGTCCAGTATGAAATCCTTCCTCGAAACCGGCACGGGCATCGACCTGTTCGCCAAGCCGAAATCGGCCTGA
- a CDS encoding competence/damage-inducible protein A: protein MPEIVTAAMLVIGDEILSGRTKDKNIGHLADIMTAIGIDLKEVRIVPDEEDEIVAAVNAVRARYTYVFTTGGIGPTHDDITADSVSKAFGVPCEYDAKAYAMLGESYAARGIEYTEARKRMARMPRGADHIDNPVSVAPGFRIGNVHVMAGVPAIFQAMLDNVVPTLKAGTKMLSATVHCPFGEGLIGGPLGDIQKAHPDTIIGSYPKYGDGKFWTELVVRARSQEALDSARKDVEAMVAGFTAAN from the coding sequence ATGCCTGAAATCGTCACTGCCGCCATGCTTGTCATCGGCGACGAGATTCTGTCCGGCCGCACCAAGGATAAAAATATCGGCCACCTCGCCGACATCATGACGGCCATCGGCATCGACCTGAAGGAAGTGCGCATCGTTCCCGACGAGGAGGACGAGATTGTCGCTGCGGTGAATGCCGTACGCGCCCGCTACACCTATGTCTTTACCACCGGCGGCATCGGCCCGACGCATGACGACATCACCGCCGATTCCGTTTCCAAGGCTTTTGGGGTGCCGTGCGAATACGACGCCAAGGCCTATGCCATGCTGGGCGAGAGCTATGCCGCGCGCGGCATCGAATACACCGAGGCCCGCAAGCGCATGGCGCGCATGCCGCGCGGTGCCGACCATATCGACAATCCGGTCTCCGTCGCGCCCGGCTTTCGCATCGGCAACGTCCATGTCATGGCCGGCGTGCCGGCGATTTTCCAGGCCATGCTCGACAATGTCGTGCCGACGCTGAAGGCCGGCACCAAGATGCTGTCGGCTACCGTCCATTGCCCGTTCGGCGAAGGCCTGATCGGCGGTCCCCTGGGCGACATCCAGAAGGCGCATCCCGACACCATCATCGGCTCCTATCCGAAATATGGCGACGGCAAATTCTGGACGGAGCTGGTGGTCCGCGCCCGCAGCCAGGAGGCGCTGGATTCGGCACGCAAGGACGTCGAGGCGATGGTGGCCGGCTTCACCGCCGCCAATTGA
- a CDS encoding NUDIX hydrolase → MLTTPATHDHLAERVRKLFGTSPCRLQVAALPWRNNEDGVEIMLITSRDTGRWVLPKGWPEAREPLCEAAAREAGEEAGLRGKISLFEAGRYFYAKALASGEEVPCEVLVFPLQVEHVADRWKEKRARTRKWVNGAEAVRMVNEPDLCQIIAHFCADPHKFVVRA, encoded by the coding sequence ATGCTGACGACACCGGCGACACACGACCATCTGGCTGAAAGGGTCCGCAAGCTCTTCGGCACTTCGCCTTGTCGCCTGCAGGTTGCCGCTTTGCCATGGCGCAATAACGAAGACGGCGTCGAGATCATGCTGATCACCAGCCGAGACACCGGGCGTTGGGTGCTGCCGAAGGGCTGGCCCGAGGCCAGGGAGCCGCTCTGCGAGGCAGCGGCCCGCGAGGCGGGCGAGGAAGCCGGATTGCGTGGCAAGATTTCGCTTTTCGAGGCCGGTCGTTACTTCTACGCCAAGGCCCTAGCGTCCGGCGAGGAAGTGCCTTGCGAAGTGCTGGTGTTTCCGCTGCAGGTCGAGCACGTTGCCGACCGCTGGAAGGAAAAGCGCGCGCGCACCCGGAAATGGGTCAATGGGGCCGAGGCCGTACGCATGGTCAACGAACCGGACCTCTGCCAGATCATCGCCCATTTCTGCGCCGATCCCCACAAGTTCGTCGTTAGAGCCTAG
- a CDS encoding universal stress protein, with protein sequence MRFKTMVAILQNEQDAERVLDCAIPLADRFESHLIGIHAEALPVPYTSATGFPDTEFLQVSADMNRERAEKLQTLFVRRIENSGLSFEWRSLESFSGDSALTGISSVRAADLIIAAQRETGGDTSADVDTLVYDAGRPVLVVPHEGPLVTTFKHVLLAWNGSKEAARAAFDALPFIIEAEKTDILVIDPPDTLDDNPEAAGAEIAAAISRHGATVSVSVQKSGNASVDDVIQTRIAETGADLLVLGAYSHSWLRQLLFGGVTRTVLRSVPVAAFLSR encoded by the coding sequence ATGCGCTTCAAGACCATGGTCGCCATATTGCAGAACGAACAGGACGCCGAACGCGTGCTCGACTGCGCCATCCCGCTTGCCGACCGGTTCGAGAGCCATCTCATCGGCATCCATGCCGAAGCGCTGCCCGTTCCCTACACCTCGGCAACCGGCTTCCCCGACACTGAGTTCCTGCAGGTCTCCGCCGACATGAACCGCGAGCGCGCCGAGAAATTGCAGACGCTTTTCGTTCGGCGGATCGAGAATTCCGGCCTTTCCTTCGAATGGCGCAGCCTCGAGAGCTTTTCCGGCGACAGCGCGCTGACGGGTATTTCCAGCGTGCGCGCCGCCGATCTGATTATCGCCGCGCAGCGCGAGACCGGGGGCGACACGAGCGCCGATGTCGACACGCTGGTTTACGATGCCGGCCGGCCAGTGCTGGTGGTGCCGCATGAGGGGCCGTTGGTCACCACATTCAAACATGTGCTGCTGGCCTGGAACGGCAGCAAGGAGGCGGCGCGTGCCGCCTTCGACGCGCTGCCCTTCATCATCGAGGCCGAAAAGACCGACATTCTGGTCATCGATCCGCCGGATACGCTGGATGACAACCCGGAAGCCGCCGGCGCCGAGATCGCCGCGGCAATCTCCAGGCATGGCGCAACGGTCAGCGTGTCGGTGCAGAAATCGGGTAATGCTTCGGTCGATGACGTCATCCAGACCCGGATCGCCGAGACCGGAGCCGACCTTCTGGTGCTCGGCGCCTACAGCCATTCCTGGCTGCGTCAGCTTTTGTTCGGCGGCGTCACGCGCACCGTGTTGCGCAGCGTGCCGGTTGCGGCCTTTTTGTCGCGGTAA
- a CDS encoding helix-turn-helix domain-containing protein, translated as MDADKVFKALGDPTRRMLLDLLCEKNGQTLGELCENLDMARQSATQHIDLLEAANLISTVKRGREKLHFINPVPLHEVYERWVRKFERQRLSLLHDLKQELEGDDQ; from the coding sequence ATGGACGCCGACAAGGTTTTCAAAGCGCTGGGCGACCCGACCCGCAGAATGCTGCTCGATCTTCTGTGTGAGAAGAACGGCCAGACGCTCGGCGAGCTTTGCGAAAATCTCGACATGGCGAGGCAATCCGCCACGCAGCACATCGATCTGCTGGAAGCGGCCAATCTGATCAGCACGGTCAAGCGTGGCCGAGAGAAGCTGCATTTCATCAACCCCGTGCCGCTGCACGAAGTCTACGAGCGGTGGGTGCGAAAATTCGAACGGCAGCGGCTGAGCCTGCTGCACGACCTGAAACAAGAACTCGAAGGAGACGACCAATGA
- a CDS encoding SH3 domain-containing protein — protein MASRAIYPAAAALVVALSFAASSPVGAQYCEGTVHGLSRHYDLDTGSGFLAVRARPNLSSRMIGQLFNGDHTEIFDRRGNWYQVEIGGRTGWANARWLRNDCGY, from the coding sequence ATGGCATCAAGGGCAATCTATCCGGCGGCAGCCGCTCTGGTGGTCGCACTGTCGTTCGCCGCGTCGTCTCCGGTCGGCGCGCAATATTGCGAAGGCACGGTGCACGGCCTGTCCAGGCACTACGATCTCGATACTGGCAGCGGGTTTCTCGCCGTGCGCGCACGGCCGAACTTGTCGTCGCGCATGATCGGGCAATTGTTCAATGGCGACCACACCGAGATTTTCGACCGCCGCGGCAACTGGTACCAGGTCGAAATCGGCGGACGGACCGGCTGGGCCAACGCCCGCTGGCTGCGCAACGACTGCGGTTACTGA
- a CDS encoding NADH:flavin oxidoreductase/NADH oxidase codes for MTAALFQPIALDGLTFPNRIAVAPMCQYSAEDGSASDWHLYHWMNLAMSGAGMVTVEMTDVERRGRITHGCLGLYSDDNEAAARRTLDAARRVAAPETKFGIQLAHAGRKASNRKPWEGGGPLQPGEDPWQTVSASAIAYDTGWNVPHALEEDEILQLIERFTQAARRAERAGFDFLELHAAHGYLIFQFLSPLSNQRTDRWGGSLEKRMRFLIEIAKSVRKAVPNLMLGARLSVKDWVDGGFEVDEAIEVAKALKALDVAYLCCSSGGNSPLQKLPTGPGYQVHLAEAVRKGAGIPTRAVGLIDDPAQAEAIVADGRADMVALARAFLADPRWGWRAAATFGEKIHPAPQLARSVTTMQHWTKG; via the coding sequence ATGACCGCAGCGCTTTTCCAGCCGATCGCCCTCGATGGCCTGACCTTTCCGAATCGTATCGCGGTGGCGCCGATGTGCCAGTATTCCGCCGAAGATGGCTCGGCCAGCGACTGGCATCTCTATCACTGGATGAACCTGGCGATGTCGGGCGCCGGCATGGTCACCGTCGAGATGACCGACGTCGAACGGCGCGGCCGCATCACCCATGGCTGCCTCGGCCTCTATTCCGACGACAACGAGGCGGCCGCCCGGCGCACGCTGGATGCAGCAAGGCGCGTCGCCGCGCCGGAAACGAAATTCGGCATTCAGCTTGCCCATGCCGGCCGCAAGGCCTCCAACCGAAAGCCCTGGGAAGGCGGCGGCCCATTGCAGCCGGGCGAGGATCCCTGGCAGACCGTCTCGGCCTCGGCCATCGCCTATGACACCGGCTGGAATGTGCCGCATGCGCTGGAGGAGGATGAAATCCTGCAGCTTATCGAGCGCTTCACTCAAGCCGCGAGGCGGGCCGAGCGCGCCGGCTTCGACTTCCTCGAGTTGCACGCCGCGCACGGCTATCTGATCTTTCAGTTCCTGTCGCCGCTTTCCAACCAGCGCACCGACCGCTGGGGCGGCTCGCTGGAAAAACGCATGCGTTTCCTCATCGAGATCGCCAAATCGGTGAGGAAGGCAGTTCCAAACCTGATGCTTGGCGCCCGCCTGTCGGTAAAGGACTGGGTCGATGGCGGCTTCGAGGTCGACGAGGCGATCGAGGTGGCCAAAGCCTTGAAGGCGCTTGATGTTGCCTATCTCTGCTGTTCGAGCGGCGGCAATTCGCCGTTGCAGAAGCTGCCGACCGGCCCCGGCTATCAGGTGCATCTGGCCGAAGCGGTGCGCAAGGGCGCCGGCATCCCGACCCGGGCTGTCGGCCTGATCGACGATCCCGCGCAGGCAGAGGCGATCGTCGCCGACGGCCGCGCCGACATGGTGGCGCTGGCCCGCGCCTTCCTCGCCGATCCGCGCTGGGGCTGGCGCGCCGCCGCCACCTTCGGCGAGAAAATCCATCCCGCGCCACAGCTCGCCCGCTCGGTGACGACGATGCAGCATTGGACGAAGGGCTGA
- the gpt gene encoding xanthine phosphoribosyltransferase — protein sequence MSLPEKAFPVSWDQFHRDARALAWRLAGANKGQWKAIVCITRGGLVPAAIISRELGIRVIETVCVASYHDYTSQGQLQVLKEITPALLADDGAGVLIIDDLTDTGKTAGIVRAMMPKAHFATVYAKPKGRPLVDTFITEVSQDTWIYFPWDMGFTYQKPIADDHAG from the coding sequence ATGTCCCTTCCCGAAAAAGCCTTTCCGGTCTCCTGGGACCAGTTCCACCGCGATGCCCGGGCGCTCGCCTGGCGGCTTGCCGGCGCCAACAAGGGACAGTGGAAGGCCATCGTCTGCATCACCCGTGGCGGCCTGGTTCCCGCCGCCATCATCTCGCGCGAACTCGGCATACGCGTCATCGAGACGGTCTGCGTCGCCTCTTATCACGACTACACCAGCCAGGGGCAGTTGCAGGTGCTGAAGGAGATCACCCCGGCGCTGCTCGCCGATGATGGCGCGGGCGTGCTGATCATCGACGACCTCACAGACACCGGCAAGACGGCAGGCATCGTGCGCGCCATGATGCCCAAGGCGCATTTCGCCACCGTCTACGCCAAGCCGAAAGGCCGGCCGCTGGTCGACACCTTCATCACCGAAGTCAGCCAGGACACCTGGATCTACTTTCCCTGGGACATGGGTTTCACCTACCAGAAGCCGATCGCCGACGATCACGCCGGCTGA
- a CDS encoding ATP-dependent DNA ligase, protein MRLKFIKPMEPELVDTPPMGDDWIHEIKFDGYRTQVIKDDDGIRLITKNGYDWTGRYIQLAGEAEAIEAKDFIIDGETITINEAGLSDFHAHQSAATSRKPSRDLYLPAFDLLHLNGHDLRNTPVEDRREILRALIPDGGRIQFSEAMPGTGDAVFHLVDQAGLEGIVSKRKGSKYRSGPTTNWRKIKCYAEKEMDIIGVQREAGKPAMVLMADKGHYAGGAFVTFKADKRQRLWDRVQGKMGGPAPKGLKSDKAEWLKPGLVGRVRFLKGEEKLRHAKLLDFREET, encoded by the coding sequence ATGCGTCTGAAATTCATCAAGCCCATGGAACCCGAACTGGTCGACACGCCGCCGATGGGCGATGATTGGATTCATGAGATCAAATTCGATGGCTACCGCACCCAGGTCATCAAGGATGATGACGGGATTCGGCTGATCACCAAGAACGGTTATGATTGGACGGGCCGCTACATCCAACTTGCCGGTGAGGCGGAAGCGATCGAGGCGAAAGACTTCATCATCGACGGCGAGACCATTACGATCAATGAGGCTGGCCTATCCGACTTCCATGCGCATCAATCAGCCGCGACCAGCCGCAAGCCGTCGCGCGATCTGTATCTGCCAGCATTCGACCTCTTGCATCTGAACGGGCATGACTTGCGGAACACGCCGGTGGAAGACCGTCGCGAGATCCTCCGGGCGTTGATCCCGGACGGTGGCCGAATCCAGTTCAGCGAAGCGATGCCGGGCACTGGCGACGCCGTCTTTCATCTGGTCGACCAGGCTGGGCTTGAAGGTATCGTTTCAAAGCGGAAGGGCAGTAAGTATCGGTCGGGTCCGACGACGAACTGGCGCAAGATCAAGTGCTATGCCGAAAAGGAGATGGACATCATCGGCGTGCAGCGCGAGGCCGGCAAGCCTGCCATGGTGCTGATGGCCGACAAAGGCCACTATGCCGGCGGCGCCTTCGTCACGTTCAAGGCGGACAAGCGCCAGCGCCTATGGGACCGCGTGCAAGGCAAGATGGGCGGGCCGGCGCCGAAAGGGCTCAAGAGTGACAAGGCCGAATGGCTAAAGCCGGGCCTGGTCGGCCGCGTGCGGTTCCTGAAGGGCGAGGAGAAGCTTCGCCATGCCAAGCTGCTGGATTTCCG
- a CDS encoding GFA family protein, whose protein sequence is MTRHYTGGCACGAIRYEASGEPIFQNHCQCLDCQKRSGTGHCSYVTFGRRADVKITGEPSTWRMIADSGNEKAQAFCPTCGTPVYVTFVAMPEVTAIQATSLDDPGQFDPQAVTYTVRGHVWDTIDPALQPFERMPG, encoded by the coding sequence ATGACCAGGCACTATACCGGCGGCTGCGCCTGCGGCGCGATCCGCTATGAGGCCAGCGGCGAGCCGATCTTTCAGAACCACTGCCAATGCCTCGATTGCCAAAAGCGCAGCGGTACTGGCCATTGTTCCTATGTGACCTTCGGCCGGCGCGCTGACGTAAAGATCACCGGCGAGCCGAGCACATGGCGGATGATCGCCGACAGCGGCAATGAAAAAGCCCAGGCCTTTTGCCCGACCTGCGGCACGCCGGTCTACGTAACGTTCGTCGCCATGCCGGAGGTGACGGCGATCCAGGCCACGAGCCTCGACGATCCCGGCCAGTTCGATCCGCAGGCGGTCACCTACACCGTGCGCGGCCACGTCTGGGACACGATCGACCCAGCGCTTCAGCCATTCGAGCGAATGCCTGGATGA
- a CDS encoding DUF982 domain-containing protein codes for MMDNKPFETPVVVGLGHVGKYRQIRSTQEAAECLITVWPLNRGPRHRDALDTCLKVLEGYRSTADARRALIEAAKESEVLVPEDRLPDAKLH; via the coding sequence ATCATGGATAACAAACCTTTTGAAACCCCGGTCGTGGTCGGACTCGGCCATGTCGGCAAATATCGCCAGATCCGCAGCACCCAGGAAGCGGCGGAGTGTCTGATCACGGTGTGGCCGCTCAACCGCGGCCCGCGCCATCGTGATGCTCTCGACACTTGCCTCAAAGTGCTGGAAGGTTATCGTTCGACGGCCGATGCACGCAGGGCTTTGATCGAAGCGGCCAAGGAATCGGAAGTGCTGGTTCCCGAAGACCGGCTGCCAGACGCCAAGTTGCATTGA
- a CDS encoding ATP-grasp fold amidoligase family protein, which yields MARGAKAWLKRNSARASLLLLNAALLVRYRRLTQRFLERMRHLPNFAAPVTFTEKIHWRKIFDDDPRFAGLLDKLKSKEIVRERLPGLAIPEVLWQGDDPRQIPFDDLKIPYAVKCNHGCAMNVIVRDPANADREAIIAEMTEYLGQTYGARKLERSYAHIERRVFVEALVGKDQGYDPVDYKFCVLAGRVAYIVVVAFRSTVKNTAHLDRDWRPLNIAQGAIDSSLEIPPPKSLARMIEAAEALGSEFDMVRVDFYEEEGEPIFGEFTVYPRSGLLQFDPAAFDRELGAHWDIGASAYLSRLPSRFARRYKAMLVAAGYLDV from the coding sequence ATGGCGCGTGGCGCAAAGGCATGGCTGAAGCGAAACAGCGCGCGGGCATCTCTCCTGTTGCTGAACGCCGCGCTGCTTGTCCGCTACCGCCGGTTGACCCAGCGTTTCCTGGAGCGGATGCGGCATCTGCCGAATTTTGCAGCCCCGGTGACGTTCACGGAAAAGATCCACTGGCGCAAGATTTTCGATGACGATCCTCGCTTTGCCGGTCTTCTCGACAAGCTCAAGTCCAAGGAAATCGTCAGGGAGCGGCTTCCCGGGCTCGCCATCCCTGAGGTGCTGTGGCAGGGCGACGATCCGCGCCAGATCCCCTTCGATGACCTGAAAATCCCCTACGCCGTCAAATGCAACCACGGTTGCGCCATGAATGTCATCGTTCGCGATCCGGCCAACGCCGACCGGGAGGCGATCATTGCCGAGATGACGGAATACCTTGGCCAAACCTATGGCGCCCGCAAGCTGGAGCGCAGCTATGCGCACATAGAGCGGCGGGTTTTCGTCGAAGCACTTGTGGGCAAGGACCAGGGCTATGACCCGGTCGACTACAAATTCTGTGTGCTGGCTGGCCGCGTCGCCTACATCGTCGTCGTCGCCTTCCGTTCCACGGTCAAGAATACCGCCCACCTGGATCGCGATTGGCGCCCGCTGAACATTGCCCAGGGCGCGATCGACTCGAGCCTGGAAATTCCCCCTCCCAAGAGCCTGGCGCGGATGATCGAGGCAGCCGAGGCGCTCGGCAGCGAGTTCGACATGGTGCGTGTCGATTTCTACGAGGAGGAGGGGGAGCCGATCTTCGGAGAATTCACGGTCTACCCACGCAGCGGCTTGCTGCAATTCGACCCGGCTGCCTTCGACCGCGAACTGGGCGCGCATTGGGATATTGGCGCGTCAGCTTACCTCAGCCGTTTGCCCAGCCGATTTGCCCGGCGATACAAGGCAATGCTCGTCGCCGCCGGCTATCTCGACGTTTGA
- a CDS encoding NUDIX domain-containing protein has product MEDRIRIRSEEVLSDDWAVLKKTVLDYRRRDGQWETQIRQTYDRGDGAVILPFDPERQTVLLVRQFRYPAYVTGHREPLIEACAGLLDKNDPETAILKEAEEELGYRLQNIERLFSPYMSPGSVTERLWFFVARYSPADRISAGGGAADEGEDIEVLEMPLDEALAGISDGRIIDAKTIILIQHLKLYPMKG; this is encoded by the coding sequence ATGGAAGATCGTATCCGCATCCGCTCGGAGGAAGTCCTGTCCGACGACTGGGCGGTCCTGAAGAAGACCGTTCTCGATTACCGTCGGCGCGACGGGCAGTGGGAGACGCAGATTCGCCAGACCTACGATCGTGGCGACGGCGCGGTGATCCTGCCTTTCGATCCCGAGCGTCAGACGGTGCTTCTGGTGCGGCAGTTCCGCTACCCCGCCTACGTCACCGGCCACCGCGAACCGCTGATCGAGGCCTGCGCCGGCCTGCTCGACAAAAACGATCCCGAAACCGCCATCCTCAAGGAGGCCGAGGAAGAGCTCGGCTATCGCCTACAGAACATCGAGCGGCTGTTTTCCCCCTATATGAGCCCGGGCAGCGTCACCGAACGGCTGTGGTTCTTCGTGGCGCGCTATTCACCCGCCGACCGCATCTCGGCCGGCGGCGGCGCGGCCGACGAGGGCGAGGACATCGAGGTTCTGGAAATGCCTCTTGATGAAGCGCTGGCCGGCATTTCAGACGGCCGCATCATCGACGCCAAGACGATCATCCTGATCCAGCATTTGAAACTGTACCCGATGAAGGGCTAG